From a single Drosophila sulfurigaster albostrigata strain 15112-1811.04 chromosome 3, ASM2355843v2, whole genome shotgun sequence genomic region:
- the LOC133843983 gene encoding actin-related protein 2/3 complex subunit 4, translating to MAATLKPYLTAVRHSLTAAMCLQDFPSQVVERHNKPEVETCSSKELVLTPIVVSRNEREKVLIEPSINSVRVSIAVKQADEIERILCHKFTRFMMRRAESFIILRRKPIEGYDISFLITNFHTEQMYKHKLVDFVISFMEEIDKEISEMKLAVNARARTCAEEFLKRF from the coding sequence ATGGCTGCCACCCTAAAACCATATTTAACTGCCGTGCGGCATTCGCTGACAGCCGCAATGTGTTTACAAGATTTTCCTTCGCAAGTTGTGGAGCGGCACAACAAACCGGAGGTGGAAACTTGCTCCAGCAAAGAACTTGTGCTGACGCCCATTGTGGTCTCCCgaaatgagagagagaaggtACTGATCGAGCCATCAATTAACTCGGTACGCGTTAGCATTGCAGTAAAGCAGGCAGATGAAATCGAACGCATTCTATGCCACAAGTTCACCCGATTCATGATGCGACGTGCCGAGTCATTCATCATTCTGCGACGCAAGCCAATCGAAGGATACGATATCAGCTTTTTGATCACGAATTTCCACACAGAGCAAATGTATAAGCACAAGCTGGTTGACTTTGTCATCAGTTTCATGGAGGAAATCGATAAGGAAATCAGTGAAATGAAACTGGCCGTAAATGCACGAGCCCGAACCTGTGCTGAGGAATTCCTAAAACGATTTTAG